The window TGAAAAACTTACGGGAGAAATATTGCATGAAGAAATTTTTAACCGTTTAAACGGCAACGGTACAAATAAAAACGGGAAAAAATAATTTATGAAATTCGATTTAAAAGCAAACAAAGAACATAAAAAAATTTCTTTTTATAATAATAAAATAGATTTAAACTCTTCATCGATTTTAAAAAAACGGAATTTCTTTTTAATAAAAAAAATAAAAGCCGGCTTAATTATAATTTTGTTTTTTTTAATTTATAATGCGGCTTCTTATATTACGGGCTTTAAAAACATCTCGATAATTTTCAAATTGCCGTTAGGCTTTATATGGCTTTTAAAAAATTTTATTCCCGATCCCGCCTGTTTAAAATACCTTCCTGCAATTTTAAAAAGTTTCGGCGAAACTTGTGCAATTGCAGTTGCAGCAAGTACGACAGCAGGTTTTTTAGCCTTCGGTTTAGCTGTGTTGGGCTGCGAAACTACAGGCATAAATAAATTTTTTAAACTCGGTTTAACCTTATCGGCTTCATTTTTTAGAAATATTCCATTGGTAGCTTGGGCTATGCTTCTTTTGTTTTCGTTTAAACAAAACAATTTTACCGGATTTGCCGCTCTTTTAATCGT is drawn from Treponema pedis and contains these coding sequences:
- a CDS encoding ABC transporter permease subunit, which encodes MKFDLKANKEHKKISFYNNKIDLNSSSILKKRNFFLIKKIKAGLIIILFFLIYNAASYITGFKNISIIFKLPLGFIWLLKNFIPDPACLKYLPAILKSFGETCAIAVAASTTAGFLAFGLAVLGCETTGINKFFKLGLTLSASFFRNIPLVAWAMLLLFSFKQNNFTGFAALLIVTFGHLLRAFKEMIDETSSESFEALRAVGSSYISAVFQGVLPNAAPALVSWLLYTIENNVRDSALIGILTGTGIGFLFNFYFKSFRYNSAGLIILVLVIAVLLIDIVSNRIRKGLL